A genome region from Populus alba chromosome 3, ASM523922v2, whole genome shotgun sequence includes the following:
- the LOC118031009 gene encoding uncharacterized protein, whose translation MAVKPTVALRAVLVGGVAIFAKVASVMKAAGGVKLGAAAAAVTAAATAAVSGPKKDSNDTSPSQ comes from the coding sequence ATGGCAGTAAAACCAACAGTTGCCTTGAGGGCTGTACTTGTAGGGGGTGTAGCAATATTTGCGAAAGTAGCAAGTGTAATGAAGGCTGCTGGTGGTGTGAAGCTAGGGGCTGCTGCAGCGGCTGTCACAGCAGCTGCAACTGCTGCTGTTTCTGGACCGAAGAAAGATTCAAATGATACTTCACCTTCACAATGA